The following proteins are encoded in a genomic region of Amycolatopsis sulphurea:
- a CDS encoding TetR/AcrR family transcriptional regulator, which translates to MTSGTSRVRRGPNDPDRRARIARAAIEVVGARGIDGLTHRAVAATAGVPLGSTTYHFSTLDDLLAVALEQAAAANVERLRTWAASLSPDEDFAVALANLVMSYLRDEQSSTVVEYDLYVAALHRPRLRPASAAWDEALVDLFGSWTDPLTGRMLAGLFCGLLIQTALADPAPSAGEVEALFRRAVHGPFAE; encoded by the coding sequence ATGACCTCCGGCACTTCCCGGGTCCGGCGCGGCCCGAACGACCCGGACCGGCGCGCACGCATCGCCCGCGCGGCGATCGAGGTGGTCGGCGCGCGCGGGATCGACGGCCTGACGCACCGCGCCGTGGCCGCCACCGCCGGCGTCCCGCTCGGCTCGACGACCTACCACTTCTCGACTCTGGACGATCTGCTGGCGGTGGCACTGGAACAGGCCGCCGCGGCCAACGTCGAACGCCTCCGGACCTGGGCCGCGTCCCTCTCGCCGGACGAGGATTTCGCGGTGGCGCTGGCGAATCTGGTGATGAGCTACCTTCGCGACGAGCAGAGCAGCACCGTGGTCGAGTACGACCTCTACGTGGCCGCCCTGCACCGTCCGCGCCTCCGCCCGGCGAGCGCGGCGTGGGACGAGGCGCTGGTGGACCTCTTCGGCTCCTGGACCGACCCGCTCACCGGGCGGATGCTCGCCGGGCTCTTCTGCGGGCTGCTGATCCAGACCGCGCTCGCCGACCCCGCACCGTCGGCCGGCGAAGTCGAAGCTCTGTTCCGGCGCGCGGTACATGGCCCCTTCGCGGAATAG
- a CDS encoding aldehyde dehydrogenase family protein, translating to MTDLFLDGVWSAGSRGSTEVLNPFDASVLQQVALAGQDDVDAAVTAARRAFGDPGWWATGAGDRAALLHRIADLLQRDRDELARVESLDTGKTLTEGGIDVDDVVAVFRYYAAAIAADAGRVVDTGDASAVSRIVHEPVGVCALIAPWNYPLLQICWKIAPALAAGNTMVLKPSEVTPLSTIRLVRLLEEAGVPAGVVNLVLGPGDVGAMLTGHPGVDLISFTGGFATGEKIMAAAARGVRRVALELGGKNPNVVFEDADFATAVDYALAAAFVHSGQVCSAGARLIVQEGVHDRFVAELAARADRIRLGSGLDPATECGPLVSEPHRAKVERYIAGALEDGAVLRAGGGRPPEPELSKGFFLRPTVFDRCTRDMAVVREEVFGPVVTVETFRTEAEAIELANDTDYGLAGAVWTADAGRAQRVAGALRHGTVWINDYHPYLPQAEWGGFGKSGVGRELGPSGLDEYRESKHIYHNIDPAPQRWFAG from the coding sequence ATGACCGACCTTTTTCTCGACGGGGTGTGGAGCGCGGGCAGCCGTGGCAGCACCGAAGTGCTCAACCCCTTCGACGCCTCGGTGCTGCAGCAGGTGGCGCTCGCCGGGCAAGACGACGTGGACGCCGCCGTCACTGCCGCGCGGCGAGCGTTCGGCGACCCTGGCTGGTGGGCCACCGGCGCCGGTGACCGCGCGGCGCTGCTGCACCGGATCGCGGACCTGCTGCAGCGCGACCGGGACGAGCTGGCCAGGGTGGAAAGCCTCGACACCGGCAAGACGCTGACTGAGGGCGGCATCGACGTGGACGATGTGGTGGCGGTCTTCCGCTACTACGCGGCGGCAATCGCGGCGGACGCGGGCCGGGTGGTGGACACCGGCGATGCCTCAGCAGTGAGCCGGATCGTGCACGAGCCGGTCGGCGTCTGCGCGCTGATCGCGCCGTGGAACTACCCACTGCTGCAGATCTGCTGGAAGATCGCGCCGGCGCTGGCCGCGGGCAACACGATGGTGCTCAAGCCGAGCGAGGTCACCCCGCTGTCGACCATCCGGCTGGTACGGCTGCTGGAAGAGGCCGGGGTCCCGGCCGGGGTGGTGAACCTGGTGCTCGGCCCCGGCGACGTCGGCGCGATGCTGACCGGGCACCCGGGGGTGGACCTGATCTCGTTCACCGGCGGGTTCGCCACCGGCGAGAAGATCATGGCCGCGGCCGCGCGCGGGGTGCGGCGGGTCGCGCTGGAACTCGGCGGCAAGAACCCGAACGTGGTCTTCGAAGACGCGGACTTCGCCACCGCGGTGGACTACGCGCTGGCCGCCGCGTTCGTCCACTCCGGACAGGTCTGTTCCGCGGGCGCCCGGCTGATCGTGCAGGAAGGCGTGCACGACCGGTTCGTCGCCGAGCTGGCCGCGCGTGCGGACCGCATCCGGCTCGGCAGCGGGCTGGACCCGGCCACCGAGTGCGGGCCGCTGGTGTCCGAGCCGCACCGGGCGAAAGTGGAGCGCTACATCGCCGGTGCGCTTGAGGACGGCGCGGTGCTGCGGGCCGGCGGGGGCCGTCCGCCGGAACCGGAGCTGAGCAAGGGATTCTTCTTGCGGCCCACGGTGTTCGACCGCTGTACCCGGGACATGGCAGTGGTCCGCGAGGAGGTGTTCGGCCCGGTGGTGACGGTGGAGACCTTCCGCACCGAGGCGGAGGCGATCGAACTGGCCAACGACACCGACTACGGCCTCGCCGGCGCGGTCTGGACGGCCGACGCGGGGCGGGCGCAGCGGGTGGCCGGGGCCTTGCGGCACGGCACCGTGTGGATCAACGACTACCACCCGTACCTGCCGCAGGCGGAATGGGGCGGGTTCGGCAAGTCCGGGGTCGGCCGCGAGCTGGGACCGTCCGGTTTGGACGAATACCGGGAGAGCAAGCACATCTACCACAACATCGACCCGGCGCCGCAGCGCTGGTTCGCCGGCTGA
- the betA gene encoding choline dehydrogenase, producing the protein MSNENYDFVIVGGGSAGCALANRLSADPRNKVLVLEAGRNDAKWDVFIHMPAALTFPIGSRFYDWGYRSEPEPHMHRRRVYHARGKVLGGSSSINGMIFQRGNPMDYERWAGDDGMSTWDYAHCLPYFRRMENCLADAPDGKWRGHSGPLELERGPATNPLFQAFFNAAEQAGYPRTDDVNGYRQEGFAAFDRNVRKGRRLSAARAYLHPVMHRPNLTVKTHAFVSQILFEGKRAIGVEYAQGRSAPSEVYGREIILCGGAINTPQLLQLSGIGNAAELERLGVDVVHDLPGVGENLQDHLEVYIQYACKQPVSMQPSLAKWKRPQIGAQWLFLRSGPAATNHFEGGGFVRSNDEVAYPNLMFHFLPVAIRYDGSVPAGGHGYQVHVGPMYADTRGTVKITSTDPRKHPALRFNYLSTENDRREWVEAVRVARKILNQPAMNPFNDGEISPGPEVATDEQILDWVAKDAETALHPSCTAKMGSDAMSVVDPGSMRVHGTEGLRVVDASVMPYIPNGNIYAPVMMTAEKAADLILGNTPLAPITEPFYRHRG; encoded by the coding sequence GTGAGCAACGAGAATTACGATTTCGTCATCGTCGGCGGGGGTTCGGCGGGGTGCGCGCTGGCCAACCGGCTGTCCGCGGATCCGCGGAACAAGGTGCTGGTGCTGGAGGCGGGCCGCAACGACGCCAAGTGGGACGTGTTCATCCACATGCCCGCGGCGCTGACCTTCCCGATCGGCAGCAGGTTCTACGACTGGGGCTACCGCAGCGAGCCGGAGCCGCACATGCACCGCCGCCGCGTCTATCACGCGCGGGGCAAGGTGCTCGGCGGGTCCAGCAGCATCAACGGGATGATCTTCCAGCGCGGCAACCCGATGGACTACGAGCGCTGGGCCGGCGACGACGGAATGTCCACATGGGACTACGCGCACTGCCTGCCCTACTTCCGGCGGATGGAGAACTGCCTCGCCGACGCCCCGGACGGCAAGTGGCGCGGCCACAGCGGCCCGCTGGAGCTGGAGCGCGGCCCGGCGACGAACCCGTTGTTCCAGGCGTTCTTCAACGCTGCCGAGCAGGCGGGCTATCCGCGTACCGACGACGTCAACGGCTACCGGCAGGAGGGCTTCGCGGCGTTCGACCGCAATGTCCGGAAAGGACGGCGGCTGTCCGCGGCCCGTGCCTACCTGCATCCGGTGATGCACCGGCCGAACCTGACGGTCAAGACGCACGCGTTCGTTTCGCAGATCCTGTTCGAGGGCAAGCGGGCGATCGGCGTGGAGTACGCGCAGGGCCGGTCGGCGCCCAGTGAGGTGTACGGCAGGGAGATCATCCTGTGCGGCGGCGCGATCAACACGCCGCAGCTGCTGCAGCTGTCCGGCATCGGCAACGCCGCCGAACTGGAGCGGCTGGGGGTGGACGTGGTGCACGATCTGCCGGGGGTGGGGGAGAACCTGCAGGACCACCTGGAGGTCTACATCCAGTACGCGTGCAAGCAGCCGGTGTCGATGCAGCCTTCGCTGGCGAAGTGGAAGCGCCCGCAAATCGGCGCACAGTGGTTGTTCCTGCGCTCCGGCCCGGCGGCCACGAATCACTTCGAGGGCGGCGGTTTCGTCCGCAGCAACGACGAGGTCGCGTACCCGAACCTGATGTTCCACTTCCTGCCGGTCGCGATCCGCTACGACGGCTCGGTACCTGCGGGCGGGCACGGCTACCAGGTCCACGTAGGACCGATGTACGCCGACACGCGCGGCACCGTGAAGATCACCTCGACCGATCCGCGTAAGCACCCGGCGCTGCGGTTCAACTACTTGTCCACCGAGAACGACCGCCGCGAATGGGTCGAGGCGGTGCGGGTGGCGCGCAAGATCCTCAACCAGCCCGCGATGAACCCGTTCAACGACGGCGAGATCTCGCCTGGCCCCGAGGTGGCCACCGACGAGCAGATCCTCGACTGGGTCGCCAAGGACGCGGAAACCGCCCTGCACCCCTCGTGCACGGCGAAAATGGGCTCGGACGCGATGTCCGTGGTCGACCCGGGCTCGATGCGGGTGCACGGCACCGAGGGGCTGCGCGTGGTCGACGCGTCGGTGATGCCCTACATCCCGAACGGCAACATCTACGCGCCGGTGATGATGACCGCGGAGAAGGCTGCGGACTTGATCCTGGGCAACACGCCGCTTGCGCCGATCACGGAGCCCTTCTACCGGCACCGGGGCTGA
- a CDS encoding M48 family metalloprotease, whose protein sequence is MRNRTGFLGRTLAVAGTLTALGLATAVPASATAPSTVEQDVAQLNKYVSELYAGMPASAVNGVDRLFESPVPQIGRHPRTQQASIQDCTPGSLLTYADKLSAQLRPVDSDALSALSALGELYVDNVASDKTPQVFGTDGQYTPRAAAAMGKLRGFWNIESWNIQLVAWKGTDLGSEAKMKQTFGLGLAPAKVAKAAALTAKVLYELPVLQGGRNSLLTLNAFSSPGNGPGGKRVALGDGLLDVTGILGFDDVSVESVIGHEYGHQVDFANKNRPRNESGEMGPDAYSSYFVAHAKGEAWDARAQQEVSYLDASIGDCMQSHGTPDQRRAAGAWGSGQATGQDNPNQIVPSATMIDLFQKEYPKLVRDTGDKSAAARR, encoded by the coding sequence ATGCGAAACCGGACCGGATTCCTCGGTAGGACGCTGGCCGTGGCGGGAACACTGACCGCGCTCGGCCTCGCCACTGCCGTACCGGCGTCCGCGACCGCGCCGTCCACCGTCGAACAGGACGTGGCGCAGCTGAACAAGTACGTGTCCGAACTCTACGCCGGGATGCCCGCGAGCGCGGTGAACGGCGTCGACCGGCTCTTCGAGTCGCCGGTCCCGCAGATCGGACGGCACCCCCGCACCCAGCAGGCGTCGATCCAGGACTGCACCCCGGGCTCGCTGCTGACGTACGCGGACAAGCTTTCCGCACAGCTCAGACCGGTGGATAGCGATGCGTTGAGCGCGTTGTCCGCGCTCGGCGAGCTCTACGTCGACAATGTCGCGAGCGATAAGACGCCGCAGGTGTTCGGCACCGACGGCCAGTACACCCCGCGGGCCGCCGCGGCGATGGGCAAGCTGCGCGGGTTCTGGAACATCGAAAGCTGGAACATCCAACTGGTCGCCTGGAAGGGCACCGACCTCGGCAGCGAAGCGAAGATGAAGCAGACCTTCGGCCTCGGCCTCGCACCGGCGAAGGTGGCCAAGGCCGCCGCGCTGACCGCCAAGGTGCTCTACGAACTCCCTGTCCTGCAGGGCGGCCGCAACTCGTTGCTCACGCTCAACGCGTTCTCCTCGCCGGGCAACGGCCCCGGCGGCAAGCGCGTGGCGCTGGGCGACGGACTGCTCGACGTGACCGGCATCCTCGGTTTCGACGACGTCTCGGTCGAGTCCGTGATCGGCCACGAGTACGGCCACCAGGTCGACTTCGCGAACAAGAACCGCCCGCGCAACGAATCCGGCGAGATGGGCCCGGACGCCTACAGCAGCTACTTCGTCGCCCACGCCAAGGGCGAGGCCTGGGACGCCCGCGCCCAGCAGGAGGTCAGCTATCTCGACGCCTCCATCGGCGACTGCATGCAGAGCCACGGCACGCCCGATCAGCGCCGCGCCGCCGGCGCCTGGGGCAGCGGGCAGGCGACCGGTCAGGACAACCCGAACCAGATCGTCCCGTCCGCCACGATGATCGACCTGTTCCAGAAGGAGTACCCGAAGCTGGTCCGGGACACCGGCGACAAGTCCGCTGCGGCCCGCCGCTGA